The segment ATTGAATGCTGGTCAAACATGTCCCTTCCTTGTAAGTTGTCTCTCCACTTTCATAGTCATATGAACCATGTCTTCTACCTCCATATAGTGTTGTAACTCAACAACATTAACTATCTCTTTATTCAGCCTATTAAGAAACCTAGTAATAGTAGCTTCCCTATCTTTAACCACATTATCTCATGTGGTAATCTTTCATAATTTTTGAACCCTGATGTAAACTCTGTAATTTTTGAAAGAGCTCTCTATAATAAAAGTtaggaaaaaattattttcctattATGGCCTTCATGACATCCTATGACTCAATGGGCCTTTCACTATTCCTCCTCCTACTCAAAACAAGTTGATCCCACCATATTAGTGCATAATATGTAAACTAAATGACAAAGTGTTTactctttttatgttttgtgttttgatgaTAGTCAAAGATTCAATCAACCTTTTTTCTAATTCTAGATACGCTTTCGGATCATTTTTTCCTTGGAAAGCTAGTATTTTCAACTAAATGGTACCTAACTTTTCACTTGAATTGTCAAGATGCCAACATCTTAGGAATTCTCTCTCTGATAAAAAACTCCACCATGTCTAAAGCTTACATTCCTTCTtgtttaattaagcccaaagcTGTTTCCTTGGCCCGCAGATACAAACTTATAGTCATCATCACCtatatttgtgttattttgaaCAAACTCATCAAAATCAATTCTATCATTTTGTACAACCCTTCAAACATTACTTCTTCAACGATCAACCCCACTATTTTATTGCTTTATTAAGTCCATTTCATCCTACAGCTCCTTGGTCACCTTAGTCAAGAGTTCAATTTGAAGAGAATTCATCGTTTAGTGTCGTTGATTCATTGTTTTCATACATCCTttgaaatttgcaaaaaaatgGTGAGTAGCATAAAATACATCCTCACACCTCTCGTGTTTCATATAAAATCAAGGTTTTTCACTCTAATAAACTCACTATGACTTTTACCTCACAACTTactttctttttgttctttcaaaattgaaaatccAACCAATTAAAGTCAGAGGTTTTTACAATGCAATTGAATTATGAATATAGACTCaagaattaataaatatacagaaaacaagcaaaacaaaattatgattaCAATTTCACGAGTAGCAATGCAAATTTGTATGAATTGTGGAGGAAATGaagacacaaaacaaaaaagaagggaaaattaataaagaaacttATTTGACTCCTAAATAATccaaatataatagaaacaaaCTGATTTGGTCAAAATAAACAGTAAACAAACATGTTTTGAAACTTGTCACAAATCTGGTTGTTATGCAATTTTaaagaaccaaaattaaaatagagACCTAACAATATCAagatgatttgaaattcaataTGTAGTATCATGATAGCCAACAAACTACAAATCTGAGTTTATAGGTCGTTGTCTTATGCTTAGGTATCAAAACCTGTGTATGATCAATTTACGGTAGAATTAAACCTCAAATTGAAATCTTTAGaaaacaatatctaaataaTCCCAAAATTAACATATAGTGTGATTTCACACCCAATAAGCAATATATGAAattgcaattaattttgagttGGTTTGCTTAAGGTTCTTTATGAGTTGTGTTTCTGCGGCAAAATTGCAACAAgctttgaataatattttctctctttttttttactttatgatAATGATATGTTTAGAgacagtaataaaaaaataattttttaactagtATGTCGtagatataaagaaaaataataaaaagaaaaagattgatGCAAACACTGGAAAAAGAAACTTAACGAACactagaaaaatgcaaatttctAAAGGATATGACCTATTTTCAAAGCCTTTCTCTGATAACAAACGATGCAAACCAAATGATCATGTGGTAACATAATCCACAattaagattgagatctgatcttgAAAAGCCAAAAGAGGTCTAATAGGAATatgacacaatgaaaacttgTTCTAAGGCACTAATACTATTAGAATGAAGTTGAATGATGCcatgaagccagttaatcttagATAGGTTAGTTTTAGTTCGTTCACAAACCAAGGAATGCAAGAATATCTCTCACATGTTAAAATGAAAAGTTTAGaagtattattcatcaaaggTGCTGAAATTTACGCTTtatatgtgtttaaatagttttgagaaattaaccctaatggatataCTCTTGTAGACGTTATTGACccacttataaaaaataacttaaaaccTTTACTAGTAAGCTCAAATCCTAATCCAAACAAACCCTGGATCCTAGCTAAAAACAAAGTATCAATTAAACCCATACAAGCCTTGAGTTGtagcttataaaataaaaataaagcctaTAAGTCCAAGTCTTGTTCGACCATGAGAAGAgcagaagaaaataaaacattgttgGTCTGATACAAtgcttatttatagcctataATGCTACCCAATAATTATAGGAACTAAAAGAGAAGTTGCATTCCCTTTGGTTTCCAAGTTAGAATAACATTATAATCCTAGccttgtatttatcttttttttttagaatgaaaatGATGTTGTCCTTAAATGCTCCTCTTTGTCACCTATTGCTATCCTTCCAATACTAGGAAACATAAATAAGTTGCATTATTCTTCTTGCACAACAAAGAAACTTTGTCGCCATATGTGTTTTCTTAGTCAGTTtagattcttttgttttttttttttgtgttttctcctcacatgataagaaaataaataaaaataataaatagtaatatttaaaggaaataattaatgttCGTATAGATAATAGAAAATCCAAAACTAGTTAGGAATCCACAAAACACATGGAAACATCACAAAACAAGGCTGACCAAAACTGATACAAAATTGGTAACCTTGTTATTGAAACTTCATGGCCCAAATAAGATTGGATTGGGTCCCTCTTGGATATGAATCAAATGTACTAAGGCCTCCTCTTGATACTCTAAAGGATCTCTATGTTTAGCCTTAGACGAaacttgcacaaccagtccattcaatgcttctttcaaTGTCTTCGTTTTGGATCTTGTGATGGGCCTATTTGGAATGTGTAATACGTCATTGGTGTTCATGGGCATATCCACATCAAAGGAGGTCTTAggggttattaaaaaaaaaacatgtttgaacATAAGTTATCtaaaaggatacaataaataactAAGATTTAAGTATATTTACCAGAAGGTCTTTAACTTGGTTTCTTAATTGGTCTTTTGGTTAGACATTTTATTGGCTTTCTCTTAATGCCTTATATAGTAGGTTCTTCATCAAATAAGAACTTATCTTCTATATCCTTTAATGATGTGGATGTTAATAGCCTTCTTGTATAAGGGGAATAACCCATATTAATGCCCCATTACCAGGGTGAAATCCCTTACTCTATAACTTCTAAAATGGTGTTTTCTGCTAGTGTTACATGTTTTACTTTTTCCATACCCTTAAAACTATTTTCTTTAAACCATCATGGTTGGTGATATAAAATATAGGAAAAAGAATACTTTGTATAAATCTTAATTGCATAGCTATAAAATGTGAGTTGTAAGGCTTAAATATATAAGCAGTAGTTATTCTTTTACAAAAGAAATATCAACAACATAAAGTGTAAATCCCTATAGGTTAGAATGCTTCTCCAAACTATAGTATTCTCCTCCTTTTCAACATTTATCCTGTGATGTTGAGGAATCAATAACCATCTAGGACCTATTTTCATTGACATTAAAGTTGTCATAGATTGATCACTCCTCCTTACCTTGACTAAAGTGACATATCTCATAAAAAGGAAGTTAGGAAGTTATGGAATGACATCCTCATTAAGCTCTCTTCAATACAAATCATTTGAGGGTCTATAGTtgattgaataatgttaaattcaTAGAAATAGACAATAACCCATACTTGAACCCACCATAAATCACTATAAAGATTTATCATGAATGGGTGTTGTTCATTCCTAGGCTAGCATTCCCTTAAGGCCTAGTATATTTGACTTAATACAAAATGTCCTAAGGCTATATTTCTACCCTTTATCCAAGGCCATTACTATCTTTGATATGTGTTGGTTGCTTTCTAAAATGGATAAGTTATCTACACACCCAATGTCGCATGTATGCGGCATCGCGACGATTATCTTCTTAGATTAAGATTTTCATGGTTTGGGTGGAAAgaacaagaaattcttgttctTTATAAGTAAAAAAGGGATGCAGTTGCaatctagtattttggtcactaggaaccctaactagtcttagagtctaaataaaaaaattgattgtgtATAGGAAGGATGTATCATCCCCATTACACATTATCTAAGATAAactgcattatttatttttctatctcatgtttctatttgttggtctatctaagatttaagaaaaaatctttCTTAATAAAAAGATCTTTATCTTATCAAGCTAAAACCTAAAAATTCTAATGCCCAAACAATTAAAGATGTAATCttgttaattcatttaatttaatactagGAATATGCATTGCTTTGTAAAATTCATACCATAAAAtccattaaaagtttaattaagtccttaaacttaattaattctttcaattttggtcAAGTTTggatttcaacctcaattttctttctttgttcatCCCATCTTGTCAAAATACCCCGATCTGGCTATTCTTCTAGCATTTTGTTCTATTGTAGCTTAAAGGTCTATCTCCTCATCTCTTaagaatatttttggattttttttaaaaataaaaatatgtatatattattattaaaaacttttaaggatccaaaattaggttatgacactCGATACAAAAGGAAAGGTAAgtgattttttgttaatgtatgtCTTATATCCAATTAGATGGTTATCGTGgaattgattttattcatgcaatatatatataatagaatttTTCATAATCAATGAGtctaaagtaaagataaagtttttaggataaaaaaaggtttgcaaataaaattataaggtGGTTATAGTTAAAAGGATTTCTATTACAtcaaagtattatttttaaatgttcatAGTCAATGCTCTATTTAAGACTAGTtattaattagagttattaAGGTTGGtacattatttgttttcttaataaagaaaacaattgttCTCATCAATTGAGATACGAAGAGATACTCAAAACTAACACGTAGGTGCTTGTTAAATGTCAAGTACACTAAATTGACTCGTATGAGGATTCTATATGAAGAGATTACTCATGTTTATGGAATGACTCACATGGCAATTGCGTAACTTATACTTGAGACCATCAACTTATCTTATATCAgaagtgttatgttttgatcaaaGCTATACATTGATTTGATCAAAGGTAACAATTGGATaaatattgggtataacataaactatataaaagtattaaaataatcaatagaGGATTCACCCTCTAggtgaattaagaaaaatagtCCATGTGTTCTCGAATAATATTGATTGTGAAAACCTTTTGTAttatggaatgagatttgaaaataacttcaaattttatttaaagaatcaaCAACATAGTTGTTGAGAACATATATGATTTGACACACTCTATATTCAAatgtttatatcaaaatattctttATGAAGGAATAATAGTTACACTAAGAAACTGGACACTAAAAAATTACgtcaaataacatttgatttttctaatatttggacGATCATAACACATTGTTGAGGTTgcacttgatttttaaatataaatcaatcaatttaatttatttaatttaattttatttaggattataatttatatttgagtcaACATATCAAAAACCTAATAGGTCATGCATAATTATtggtaagaaattaaattggaaTTACTAATTAAGTATCGAGGACttgaatgtaattaatacataGGATTATAATCTAGacatagaaaaatcaagtagagatttgaatgcatgaatttctaactatatatcttgaaataaaataaataatatttttcatatggataaattaatataatcttcttctttctttctttctttcttttttttttcattgataggagaaaataaaagataagtaGCATGGTGAATAAAGAATCAACGATAGGTTTTCATTAAATATTGATCAACATGCATATTCTAAATTGCTAATCGAAGCTCCCCCTCCAAAATTGGTAGCTTTTGGTCTGTACAAGTACTTCACATGGCGCAACTAAGCTTATTATGTTTCCATtaatagattatttattttgaattgaagaaaTGCATGCAAAGCAATTTTGGAATAAATTGATTGCAGGCACAGGACAACCTAATCTACGTTTCCTTAACAGAGAAGAGAGGCTACAACAGTATACTAGCGCAATAATAACAGTAAGAAGGACATATCATGGACACAAATGGCTttaaaaataggaaaagaagaTACCTAACCTCCCCCACCAAATAGAGCTAAGAACCCTCCCGTGTTAAAATTCTTTACCTTGCTGCTATTCTCCAAGTCTTTTATCTACTTCATTAGGAATTCATCTTCCTTTATAACCATAAAAATTGCCACAAAACACCAAAAACCGATTGTTGTCACTCCTAGACTGCCAATTGTTATTTGCCACCAATTATGTCGATAATAACAAGTTCTCCCCGAACCCATTTTCTATGGTGGTGCGCTGCCATCTTATGTGCCCTCCTTACAACTGCAGTAATCATAGCCGGCATCATCGTCTTCGTTGGCTACTTGGTAATCCACCCAAGAGTTCCGGTCATCAGCGTTGTCGACGCTCATCTCCTTCATTTCAGCTATGACGGAGCAGGGATACTTGTGACGCAAATAAACATCGTGGTAAGGTCCAAGAATGACAACATGAAGGCTCATGCTAGCttctcaaatttcaatcttgaaCTGTTCTTTGATCGGATTAGAATAGCAGTGCTGTCAACTGCGGCTCCCTATGAAGTAAGAAAGAACAGTTCTGTTGATTTTAATTATGACTACACCTCGGATCCTATACCATTGAATCCCAAGCAAATGGATGTTGTTGATGCATACCTAAAAGAGGATGAGGTACGCTTCGATTTGAAAGGAGGTGTAAGAGCTCGCTGGAAAGTCTGGGTTCTTGGATCAGTTAGGTTCTTGTGTCCCTTGAATTGTCAGCTACATTTTCATCCATCAAATGGAAGCTACATATCCAGACGGTGCACCTCCAAAGCTAACTgatttctttctcctcttttgAATTTGGATGTCTGTCcttagttttcttttctccttgatTTCTCATGTATATGTtcgcttcttttttttattcccttcCTTTAGGAAAAGTACAGGTTTAGTGCAATCATAATAAGGTCAAAAAACATAAACCGCACTTCCATTTTTTCTTCCTCCCATAACCTAACTATTTCTACAATTTCCTTTACAGAGAGAAAAGGTGTTCTATTCGATGAATTGTAATTACCTGCTTTCAGATCAGTATACTGAAGCccgtttcttcttttatttttcttttttggtcttGATCTTGAAACTAGTTACgaatgttcattttaaaaactCACTTGCGAACATTTGGCAAGTGATGCAAGAAAAACATTAGGCAAGTGATGAgttaaaattagaagaaaacgAAGAAAAGGGGATTTCTCTCTTACGCCTCATATGGGGCTAAGGTTACAATGGCGTCTGCTCAAAACTCCACCACATGCTGAAGCCAAGGTCTGGTAAACAAGATTTTGAGAGCAATATTGACTGGGAAGCTTTTTCCTTccattaatttcaatatatataaattattttcagtGCATATTACAGTGAACACCTAAACCAAACACGTGCCAACATACATATACGTAAAGCTGAAGGGAGAAGGGGTTGTAGGCAGGGACGGAGGTAGGATTATTTAATAAGGGggtcaaaataatataagaagatattttttttttaatttactatacataaattgtaaaaataaaaaaaactgcatgatttagttttatttaaagaagTAACTGTAAACATATGACGATCTTTGTATAAAATAAGAGGTTTAAAGCAATACTAAATTGAGTCAAAGTTATGAAGTTAATGTCAACTTCATAATGTATTCATcactttaattttgttggtttttgtacctatcaaatataaatatacaaaatatataagaaacattagttaaagcgatgcattatttatgtttgataaaactttgaaataaagtaaaaaataataaagaattattcttacatatttaatttaattatgttcgTCGTTCTTTTATGGAGTAGAAATcatcgattatcatatcaattgtgaatctttcagcaatttctttttctatatagacaatcaaataatttgcaagaaaatcatcctccatccGATTGCGAAAtcttgttttaacaatcttcATCGCTGAAAAAGCCCATTCAGTTGTTGCTGTCAAAACGGGAAGAGTCAAAATAAGCCGAATCAACCTATCAATAAGTggataaattattgatttttttgtttcaaccaATCCTTGACATAAATCAGCAATCGATGACATATTCTTTAACTTTGGATGATTGGGTACATCAAGCTCATAATGCTGCAAATGAAATCtcaaatgagttttttcttggtcAGAAAAGTCTTCAAGATAGAACTTGTCAACAAGTAAGCATATATCTTCAATACTGaataatttatagttatttttaggATCTAAAGCTGCACTCAACATAAGAATCTCAATTCTCTGCTCATTGAATCTATTAGTTAGCTCTTGCAACTGTTGATCAATGATAGCTGTAAATATATCAACTCGATAGTGATGCTCAActgttattgattttgttttatgacGAGATCGTCCCACACTAGAAAAACAAGCATCCATATCAGGAACTTCAATGTCTTGATGCTTACAGAATGATGTCACTTCTTCTAAAAGAGTTTCCCAGCCATTATCTCTTAACTTCTGAATTAAAATCTGTGGTAGTCACCAAATGCATAGCATTTAAAATGTCTTGAGATTTCTATTGCAAAGCTTGGCAAAGCACATTAGTAATTCTCATAACATTCTTCATTATATGCAAGATgaatgcaaaatcaaatgacattagCAACTTAAATGAAAAACCCGCATCACCACGTTAAGAATAAGTAGATCCATCTAAAGCGATGTTTTCAAGAACCAAGCAAGTTGCCCCatacatttttatcaaactgCAAATGGATTTGAAGTGCGAACTCCATCTGCTATCTCCAGGTCATTGTAAACCATGTACTTGATTAACTCCTTTACCCGTTTCAATCTCCTAATATCAATTCAATGTTCAATTGTAGCTGCTTGAAAAGCCCATAATTCATCATTACACTTGCAAGAAGCACTAACaatgttgataataaaaatcaagttctgAAAAAAAGTGTGAACATCAGATATTTCTCTAGCTGCAGCAATAAAAGTTTTGATGAGCTAagcaatgtacataatatgcatAAGGGCAATCATTAATGAATCAAGCTTGCAATCCATTCCACTCTCCATGCATATTACTAGCACCATCATACCCTTGGCCCCtaatattttgaacatcaagattgtgatgagataaaataaaggaaatctCTTTCTTAAGAGTTGAAGTAGTTGTTTCTTTGACATGAACTATATCCAAAAATCATTCTCATATAAATCCACTTCTATCAACAAACCTAATAACAAGAGTCATTTGCTCTCTTCTGGATTCATCTCGAGCTTCATCAACAATTAAGCAAAATCTTGCATCACCAATCTCATGACGAATTGAAGACTGAACA is part of the Populus nigra chromosome 8, ddPopNigr1.1, whole genome shotgun sequence genome and harbors:
- the LOC133700420 gene encoding uncharacterized protein LOC133700420, which translates into the protein MSIITSSPRTHFLWWCAAILCALLTTAVIIAGIIVFVGYLVIHPRVPVISVVDAHLLHFSYDGAGILVTQINIVVRSKNDNMKAHASFSNFNLELFFDRIRIAVLSTAAPYEVRKNSSVDFNYDYTSDPIPLNPKQMDVVDAYLKEDEVRFDLKGGVRARWKVWVLGSVRFLCPLNCQLHFHPSNGSYISRRCTSKAN